The proteins below are encoded in one region of Streptomyces ficellus:
- the fmt gene encoding methionyl-tRNA formyltransferase encodes MKLVFAGTPEVAVPALDALIASDRHEVAAVVTRPDAPAGRGRRLVASPVAQRAEEAGIEVLKPAKPRDEDFLARLREIAPDCCPVVAYGALLPRVALDVPAHGWVNLHFSLLPAWRGAAPVQHAVMAGDEVTGASTFLIEEGLDSGPVYGVITEEVRPTDTSGDLLTRLAFAGAGLLAATMDGIEDGTLKAVPQPAEGITLAPKITVEDAHIDWSAPALRVDRVVRGCTPAPGAWTVFRGERLKVVQAAPAPDRTDLAPGELSAGKNNVHVGTGSHAVELLWVRPQGKKPMRAADWARGVRIAPGEQAGAGPS; translated from the coding sequence ATGAAGCTCGTCTTCGCAGGCACCCCCGAGGTCGCCGTACCCGCCCTGGACGCCCTGATCGCCTCGGACCGGCACGAGGTGGCCGCTGTCGTCACCCGGCCCGACGCCCCCGCGGGTCGCGGCCGCCGGCTCGTCGCCAGCCCCGTCGCCCAGCGCGCCGAGGAGGCCGGGATCGAGGTCCTCAAGCCGGCGAAGCCCCGCGACGAGGACTTCCTGGCCCGGCTGCGCGAGATCGCCCCGGACTGCTGCCCGGTCGTCGCCTACGGCGCCCTGCTGCCGAGGGTCGCGCTCGACGTGCCCGCGCACGGCTGGGTGAACCTGCACTTCTCCCTGCTGCCCGCCTGGCGCGGTGCCGCGCCCGTCCAGCACGCCGTCATGGCCGGGGACGAGGTGACCGGCGCGTCCACCTTCCTCATCGAGGAGGGCCTGGACTCCGGTCCCGTGTACGGCGTGATCACCGAGGAGGTGCGGCCCACGGACACCAGCGGCGACCTGCTCACCCGGCTCGCGTTCGCGGGTGCCGGACTGCTCGCCGCCACGATGGACGGCATCGAGGACGGCACGCTCAAGGCGGTCCCGCAGCCCGCGGAGGGCATCACCCTCGCCCCCAAGATCACCGTCGAGGACGCGCACATCGACTGGTCCGCCCCGGCGCTGCGCGTCGACCGCGTCGTCCGCGGCTGCACGCCCGCCCCGGGCGCCTGGACCGTCTTCCGCGGCGAGCGGCTGAAGGTCGTCCAGGCCGCCCCGGCACCGGACCGCACCGACCTGGCCCCCGGCGAGCTGTCGGCGGGCAAGAACAACGTCCACGTGGGCACCGGCTCCCACGCGGTCGAACTGCTCTGGGTCCGGCCGCAGGGCAAGAAGCCCATGCGCGCCGCCGACTGGGCCCGCGGGGTGCGGATCGCACCGGGGGAGCAGGCCGGTGCCGGACCGTCGTAG
- a CDS encoding primosomal protein N', with protein MSSDDAKREGGGRGAEPPEQLALIRETVRKASVPRAKPRTWRGAALAKELPVARVVVNKGVLHLDQFFDYAVPEELDAAAQPGVRVRVRFGAGAHQVRDGRREGGRLIDGFLVERRADSDYSGPLAALAGVVSPEPVLDAELLGLARAVADRYAGSLADVLQLAIPPRSARAERRPSPEPLPPPPAPEPGTWSRYARGEAFLAALADGGSPRAVWNALPGPHWADELAGAVAATLASGRGALVVVPDGRAAGRMDAALTAALGEGRHALLTAEAGPEKRYAQWLAVRRGTVRAVVGTRAAMFAPVRDLGLVAIWDDGDSSHSEQHAPQPHAREVLLLRAAHDKCGFLLGGTSCTVEAAQLVETGWARPLVAPREQVRTAAPLVRTVGDGELARDEAARAARLPSLAWQAAREGLKTGPVLVQVPRRGYVPRLACERCRTPARCRHCAGPLEAPGQRELRCGWCGRGAPDWHCAECGSVRLRAQVVGARRTAEELGRAFPAVPVRTSGRDHVLDTVPGRPALVVSTPGAEPVAEGGYAAALLLDGWAMLGRADLRAGEEALRRWMDAAALVRGQDEGGTVVIVAEPTLRPVQALVRWDPVGHAQRELAERAELGFPPVSRMAAVTGRTEAVAAFLTAAELPAEAEVLGPVPLAPPPPGAPRRPGDPPPGEFWERALLRVPPGRGAALAAALKAAQAARLARGAPDPVRLRVDPPDIG; from the coding sequence GTGAGCAGCGACGACGCGAAGCGGGAAGGCGGGGGCCGGGGGGCCGAGCCGCCCGAGCAGCTCGCGCTCATACGGGAAACCGTCCGCAAGGCGAGCGTGCCGCGCGCCAAGCCCAGAACCTGGCGCGGGGCCGCCCTGGCGAAAGAGCTGCCCGTCGCACGGGTCGTCGTGAACAAGGGCGTCCTCCACCTGGACCAGTTCTTCGACTACGCCGTGCCCGAGGAACTCGACGCCGCCGCCCAGCCCGGAGTGCGCGTGCGCGTGCGGTTCGGGGCGGGCGCCCACCAGGTGCGCGACGGGCGGCGCGAGGGCGGCCGGCTCATCGACGGCTTCCTCGTCGAACGGCGGGCCGACTCCGACTACTCGGGCCCGCTCGCGGCCCTCGCCGGCGTGGTCTCGCCCGAGCCGGTGCTCGACGCCGAACTGCTCGGACTCGCCCGCGCGGTCGCCGACCGGTACGCAGGATCCCTGGCCGACGTGCTGCAACTGGCGATCCCGCCGCGCAGCGCCCGCGCCGAGCGGCGCCCCTCACCGGAGCCGCTGCCACCGCCGCCCGCCCCGGAACCCGGCACCTGGAGCCGGTACGCGCGCGGCGAGGCGTTCCTCGCCGCGCTCGCCGACGGCGGCTCGCCCCGCGCCGTGTGGAACGCGCTCCCCGGGCCCCACTGGGCGGACGAGCTGGCCGGAGCCGTCGCCGCCACCCTCGCGTCGGGACGCGGCGCGCTCGTCGTCGTGCCCGACGGACGGGCGGCCGGCCGGATGGACGCGGCCCTGACCGCCGCACTGGGCGAGGGACGCCACGCGCTCCTGACCGCCGAGGCGGGCCCCGAGAAGCGGTACGCCCAGTGGCTCGCCGTGCGGCGCGGAACCGTACGCGCCGTCGTCGGGACCCGCGCGGCGATGTTCGCCCCCGTCCGGGATCTCGGCCTCGTCGCCATCTGGGACGACGGCGACTCCAGCCACAGCGAACAGCACGCCCCGCAGCCGCACGCCCGGGAGGTGCTGCTGCTGCGCGCCGCGCACGACAAGTGCGGCTTTCTGCTCGGCGGAACCAGCTGCACCGTCGAGGCGGCCCAGCTCGTCGAGACCGGCTGGGCCCGCCCCCTCGTCGCGCCCCGCGAACAGGTCCGGACCGCCGCGCCGCTCGTCCGCACCGTCGGGGACGGGGAGCTCGCGCGCGACGAGGCGGCGCGGGCCGCCCGGCTGCCGTCACTGGCCTGGCAGGCGGCCCGCGAGGGCCTCAAGACCGGACCGGTCCTCGTCCAGGTGCCCCGGCGCGGATACGTCCCCCGGCTCGCCTGCGAGCGGTGCCGGACACCCGCCCGGTGCCGGCACTGCGCCGGGCCCCTGGAGGCGCCCGGACAACGGGAGTTGCGCTGCGGCTGGTGCGGGCGCGGCGCGCCGGACTGGCACTGCGCCGAGTGCGGCTCCGTCCGGCTGCGCGCCCAGGTGGTGGGCGCCCGGCGCACGGCGGAGGAACTGGGGCGGGCGTTCCCGGCCGTCCCGGTACGGACGTCGGGGCGCGACCACGTCCTGGACACCGTGCCCGGACGCCCCGCCCTCGTGGTCAGCACCCCCGGCGCCGAACCGGTCGCAGAAGGCGGATACGCCGCCGCGCTGCTGCTGGACGGCTGGGCCATGCTCGGCCGGGCCGACCTGCGGGCCGGCGAGGAGGCGCTGCGGCGCTGGATGGACGCGGCCGCGCTGGTGCGCGGCCAGGACGAGGGCGGCACCGTCGTGATCGTCGCCGAACCGACGCTGCGGCCCGTGCAGGCCCTCGTCCGGTGGGACCCGGTCGGCCACGCCCAGCGCGAGCTGGCCGAACGCGCGGAGCTGGGCTTCCCGCCGGTCTCCCGCATGGCCGCCGTGACGGGACGCACCGAGGCGGTCGCGGCGTTCCTGACCGCCGCCGAGCTGCCCGCCGAGGCGGAGGTGCTCGGCCCGGTGCCCCTGGCGCCCCCGCCCCCGGGCGCCCCGCGCCGCCCGGGCGACCCCCCGCCGGGCGAGTTCTGGGAACGCGCCCTGCTCCGCGTCCCCCCGGGCCGGGGCGCGGCCCTCGCCGCCGCGCTGAAGGCCGCACAAGCCGCCAGGCTCGCCCGCGGCGCCCCCGACCCGGTCCGCCTCCGGGTGGACCCCCCGGACATCGGCTGA